The following DNA comes from Mya arenaria isolate MELC-2E11 chromosome 11, ASM2691426v1.
aaattatggcccttgaatttttattttttttaaatttgaaaggcatatttgtatattcttaacaacattttcataatgggaaatcaagttatttgaatgacttgcgtcattgtttgggcgggctggtgggagggcagcatcaaagtcacctttcaatcgaataattttagttaggtttgacataaagaaaccaaacttggtattattacatcgttattgtattctaagtcaaagcggcgtagtcgagcgcgctgtcttacgacggctcttgttttatgaaataaaattcattgtaattaaaaaaaactacagcaTATTTTATGATGCAAATGCTGTATTCAGAATTAACAAAAAAAGACACAAAGAAATTGTGCAAAATAAGGTTGGAACTGAGCAGTAATGCTAAAGTAATCCAGTGATAATTCGAGACCCACTGACTACTTGAACTACTGGAATAAATTTTCTGTAGAGTTGtacattgttaaatgtttaaattgaacaCAATTATTCATAAATTCATCCCTTTCCCGTTTCCTGAACCATCTCTTCTGAAGATTTAAAgcatcaaataaaattatttattttgcaggTAGACATTTTACTTGAAGCATGAAGATTTGGTGCTTTCTTAGTGTATTATTACTTGTGGTGTGCACAGTATATTGTGATGATGATGGGGATGACAAAAAACCCAAGAAGCTACAGATAGGTGTCAAGAAAAGGGCTGAAGTATGCCCCAAAAAGTCGCGGAAAGGTGACACACTACACATGCAGTACAGGGTAAGATTTTagataccgtaaatgactgggtattagacgccctttttttcctcagatttcgatgcaaaaaaatgcctgcgtataataacccgtaacaatttttcaaagtttttttctgaggtcgatttttAAGCTGagagtttgtttacatttatgtagaaagggaagttactcgcgtcatattgatcgattatatacgggttaaaacggcaaaTTAAAGATCGgtatacggtatatcgtaagacgtttataattttaacaaaaatatttttggattaaatgtttttcgattaaagttattcaatttaattttgaataataaattgaattgaacaataattaaacttgcatataagaaagcaaagttgggcactgtcaaaatattttttgtcagttgtacgataaggtgtgaaaaactcgactGCCTTTAACCtgttaacataccaatactacaaactgttgcgataatggtcttgtttattCGCACTTTGTcacgttctttattcttttctgtaggtgttgacattttgagaacaaactcGTACAATATAAGGTCTTTGCAAAACTTAACTTATCATTCTTGACGTATTTTgtttacgatatactgtcagaaagaatcttacaaattgtcataaaaggtacttttTAGTGCCATCCAACAACAAATTGTCACACTAGGTACTTTTTAGTGCCATCATGGGGAAAGTGCGTACATCGTACACAGCACGAGAAAAGCTAGCTGTTATCAGCTATGCTGAAGAGCACGGCAATCGTGCAGCGGGTCGCCAGTACACGATGAATGAGGTCAACGTACGCAAGTGGCGAAAACAGAAGCACGAATTAATGGCGGTTACTACACGGACAAGACGACCAAAGACATGACGGAAGATGAAATGGAGCGTTTCTTCGAGAGTGACGACGATGACGAGGAATTTGAGGGCTTTGAGGAAAGCGATTTAAGGATTAGTGAATGACAATTTGTGTGTTTCTTTGTGCAATATGTGCTGattgaatgtgtttattttaaataatctgttatgttttatatcacatgaaacgaataaaaatgaaaccaattttgctttgtgttatcattgtatggttttaaagataaccatcgccattttcacgaaaaaaaatttttttgtcactgtcaacaaacatggtggccgaaaatgccagacaatttgacattttttctatgcgtcttttaacccaaaacataaattaaaagtttttttccccgatttagcacatatttttttccctgcgtctaataccccctatcgtcttataaccagtcatttacggtacatGTTGAAAATGCCAGGATTTCATGGAGAGTATAATTATGATACCTGCCATTTTATCCgaaatgtgaaaatgttaacaGGATATAATAGAATAGATACAATAAGTAAATTAACTAACtaaatttttttataaataattagaTTATAGACTTTGCAAGTGTTTTTGCTCAAATGGAATTCATTTGATTGGTTTGAATGAATGATTGTGCTATATTtagaatttatttaaatttcagacctttaacaaattatttcgTTACATAAGTAATTAAGATATGCCAAGATATACCATTATTAGTTGGGCAATGGTCTATTCAGATATTATACCGGAGTAATTGTTGATATTTCTTTGTTCTTTTCAACAAACCAACACATCTCATCTATAGGGCACTCTTCAGTCCGGTGAAGAATTTGACAGCAGCTACAGCAGGAACCAGCCGTTTGTCTTTACACTTGGAACAGGGCAGGTTATCAAGGGATGGGACCAGGGTCTATTGGGGTAAGAGAAATAAGCAATTTATCTGCAATGAGCAAGTGTAAGAGTTTGTGCATGGTTTGATATCTGCCCTAATGGAAATCACTCGATTATAAGATGTTGGCaacattttcttaaactttGTTCAAATCTAGTTATCTTACTTACTTttattaacaacaaaacaaaattttgttaATCCCACCCTTAAATACATCATTATTCAATAGCGTGTTAATCCCAGCCTTAAATACATCATTATTcaatagcgttactaacgctttgcTGCAAGTTTGTGCATTTTCTTTCCAATTTTTTTACATCTTGAAGTTGAGGTTTGTTATAGGCATGGAGTCATTGTTGGCAATGTTGTGCAAAACTTAACACTTGGCCACAACTCTTATACAGTTATactattcaagatattcaatGGAACTTTAGTACACACATTGCCAGAGACAATAAACTCATCTAGTGCAATTTTAGTTGAGTAATGCCTCCaaatgttgagttatgccccttttttataaaaaatgtgagCATTGGCATTGGCTTTGTGGCACTGTTGTtagatatttatcaataaaagaGCTCTCcagtataaaatacatattaccCACTGGggaaaggcaattatttaaatagtatatgggtgggtttttttttcgctaatttggactccgaaagggtaaatttgcttctgtaggaggtggtataatttaaaagtgccttccacccggggggttatatgtttaaatggaatagctcTCAGTTGAACTTTGATGATGTTTTCTCACATGAgaaagcattttg
Coding sequences within:
- the LOC128209044 gene encoding peptidyl-prolyl cis-trans isomerase FKBP2-like, giving the protein MKIWCFLSVLLLVVCTVYCDDDGDDKKPKKLQIGVKKRAEVCPKKSRKGDTLHMQYRGTLQSGEEFDSSYSRNQPFVFTLGTGQVIKGWDQGLLGMCEGEERKLVVPSDMGYGARGAPPKIPPNAVLVFDVKLDKIERHGEL